Proteins encoded together in one Actinomycetes bacterium window:
- a CDS encoding wax ester/triacylglycerol synthase family O-acyltransferase, with product MDRLSPQDASFLHIEDDVNHMHIGSVAIFEGPSPAYADVERMVAGKLPLAPRYRQRVRTVPFAVGRPVWSDDVHFRLGYHLRHTALPQPGGREQLRNLVGRVMSQQLDRTKPLWELWVVEGLEDGHWALFTKAHHCMVDGIAGTDLLTVLLDDTPEPSPAVPDTWRPVPEPSSLRLAGEAVIDYLASPYEQWRAARAVTGAPLRLARLLADTARGLATVPGLVRVAPGSSLAGPIGPHRRWGWAAATLDDVRTVRTGLGGTVNDVVLAAVTRGLRDLLLAHGDTPEGAVVRSLVPVSVRRPGERGSYNNRVSAMVAELPVGVADPAERLAAVRRQMDGLKQSRQAVAAETLTSLSGFAPPLLLALGARVAIRALGRFGQGSVNTVTTNVPGPQHPLYALGRRLVEACPYVPLASPMRVGVAVFSYDGRLTFGVTADYDSVPDVEVVCQGIEAGLAELVKLAVVTG from the coding sequence ATGCCGACGTGGAGCGGATGGTGGCCGGCAAGCTGCCGCTCGCCCCGCGCTACCGCCAGCGGGTGCGGACGGTGCCGTTCGCCGTCGGGCGGCCGGTCTGGTCCGACGACGTCCACTTCCGGCTCGGCTACCACCTGAGGCACACCGCCCTGCCGCAGCCCGGCGGCCGCGAGCAGCTCCGCAACCTGGTCGGCCGCGTCATGTCCCAGCAGCTCGACCGGACCAAGCCGCTCTGGGAGCTGTGGGTCGTCGAAGGCCTCGAGGACGGCCACTGGGCCCTGTTCACCAAGGCGCACCACTGCATGGTCGACGGCATCGCCGGCACCGACCTGCTCACCGTGCTGCTCGACGACACCCCGGAGCCGTCGCCGGCCGTGCCCGACACGTGGCGGCCCGTGCCCGAGCCGTCCAGCCTGCGCCTGGCCGGGGAGGCCGTCATCGACTACCTGGCCAGCCCCTACGAGCAGTGGCGGGCGGCCCGGGCCGTGACCGGGGCGCCTCTGCGCCTGGCCCGGCTGCTGGCCGACACCGCCCGCGGCCTGGCCACCGTGCCCGGCCTGGTGCGCGTGGCGCCCGGCTCCTCGCTGGCCGGGCCGATCGGCCCGCACCGTCGCTGGGGCTGGGCGGCGGCGACCCTCGACGACGTGCGGACGGTCCGCACCGGGCTGGGCGGAACCGTCAACGACGTGGTCCTGGCAGCCGTCACCCGTGGGTTGCGGGACCTCTTGCTCGCCCACGGCGACACCCCCGAGGGCGCGGTGGTCCGATCCCTGGTCCCGGTGTCGGTGCGCCGCCCGGGGGAGCGGGGCAGCTACAACAACCGGGTCTCGGCGATGGTCGCCGAGCTGCCTGTCGGGGTCGCCGACCCGGCCGAGCGGCTGGCCGCGGTCCGGCGCCAGATGGACGGGCTCAAGCAGTCGAGGCAGGCGGTGGCGGCCGAGACGCTGACGTCGCTGTCCGGGTTCGCCCCGCCGCTGCTGCTGGCGCTCGGCGCCCGCGTCGCCATCAGGGCCCTCGGCCGCTTCGGGCAGGGCAGCGTCAACACCGTCACCACCAACGTGCCCGGCCCCCAGCACCCCCTGTACGCGCTCGGCCGGCGCCTGGTCGAGGCGTGCCCGTACGTGCCGCTGGCCAGCCCCATGCGGGTCGGCGTGGCGGTCTTCTCCTACGACGGCCGGCTCACGTTCGGCGTCACCGCCGACTACGACAGCGTCCCCGACGTCGAGGTCGTCTGCCAGGGCATCGAGGCCGGCCTCGCCGAGCTGGTCAAGCTTGCGGTAGTAACAGGGTAG
- a CDS encoding Tad domain-containing protein: MGDRFPRRDDEHGQVAVIVALVLTLMLAFGALVVDVGLSWAARSEAQTAADAAVLAGLAELPGDPAGAVAAVKAYLNSNVPGLDDGTGWDVNATDADGDITCWAPPAPVPAPGAGCHAGNTAIQVVTPPLEPTYAFAGILGRRSGAVKALAAAGPTSGITPCALCVLDRDAAQALAVTGGGGITVSGAGVVVNSDAVNAAVLSGGGGVTAPSIGVVGGVQASSSGQFTPSPTLGIPPVEDPLAGLPTPDQVRALPPRGTVVASPSTPPVNEGVYDRIVVGGGSTTLRMNPGIYVVTGEFTLSSSATVLGAGVTVYLACPQYPQPCNGPGATFSQNSTARYLVTAPASGLYKGLSIFADQTNTSPITLTSSSTGSFTGTIYAAAGGLHLSSDGGILQLNSLVVAGTMQISSGSGTNLVYNPSQNATITPSGSRLIR; this comes from the coding sequence ATGGGGGACCGCTTCCCGCGAAGAGACGATGAGCACGGGCAGGTCGCCGTTATCGTGGCCCTGGTCCTCACGCTCATGCTCGCGTTCGGCGCCCTGGTCGTCGACGTCGGCCTCAGCTGGGCCGCCCGGTCGGAGGCGCAGACGGCCGCCGACGCGGCCGTGCTGGCCGGCCTGGCCGAGCTGCCCGGCGACCCGGCCGGCGCGGTCGCCGCGGTCAAGGCGTACCTGAACAGCAACGTCCCCGGCCTGGACGACGGCACTGGCTGGGACGTCAACGCCACCGACGCCGATGGCGACATCACCTGCTGGGCGCCGCCCGCTCCGGTCCCGGCCCCCGGCGCTGGCTGCCATGCCGGCAACACGGCCATCCAGGTGGTCACCCCGCCGCTCGAGCCCACCTACGCGTTCGCGGGCATCCTGGGGCGGCGCTCCGGCGCGGTGAAGGCGCTCGCCGCGGCCGGTCCGACCAGCGGCATCACTCCCTGCGCGCTGTGTGTGCTCGACCGGGACGCGGCCCAGGCCCTCGCGGTCACCGGCGGCGGGGGGATCACCGTGAGCGGCGCCGGGGTCGTGGTCAACTCCGACGCCGTGAACGCCGCGGTGCTGAGCGGCGGCGGCGGCGTCACCGCCCCCTCCATCGGCGTGGTCGGCGGGGTGCAGGCCAGCTCGAGCGGGCAGTTCACGCCGAGCCCGACCCTCGGCATCCCTCCGGTCGAGGACCCCCTGGCCGGCTTGCCCACCCCCGACCAGGTCCGGGCCCTGCCCCCGCGCGGCACGGTGGTGGCGAGCCCCTCCACCCCGCCCGTCAACGAGGGCGTCTACGACCGCATCGTGGTGGGCGGCGGCAGCACCACCCTGCGCATGAACCCTGGCATCTACGTGGTGACCGGTGAGTTCACCTTGAGCTCGAGCGCGACGGTGCTGGGCGCCGGGGTCACGGTGTACCTCGCCTGCCCCCAGTATCCACAGCCCTGCAACGGCCCCGGGGCGACGTTCAGCCAGAACTCCACCGCCCGGTACCTCGTCACCGCTCCCGCCAGCGGGCTGTACAAGGGCCTGTCGATCTTCGCCGACCAGACCAACACCTCTCCCATCACCCTGACGAGCAGCAGCACCGGCAGCTTCACCGGCACGATCTACGCGGCAGCGGGCGGGCTGCACCTCTCGTCGGATGGGGGGATCCTGCAGCTCAACTCCCTCGTCGTGGCAGGCACCATGCAGATCAGCTCCGGCAGCGGGACCAACCTGGTCTACAACCCGAGCCAGAACGCCACGATCACCCCGTCCGGCAGCAGGCTCATCAGGTAG
- a CDS encoding AAA family ATPase has product MSGHGGALACELRAERAQLARARACLAEMRRRAESLDATGGDEIAEEVVRARLRLRVAALADDGTVPLFFGRIDYDEAAELADEAAELAGERFHIGRRHIHDDLMDPVVVDWRASVARPFYRASPQDPWGLWRRRRFGFSQGELTSFQDEHFEDDADLAIAEAALRAEIERPRVGPMRDIVATIQPEQDDLVRASLGETICIQGGPGTGKTAVGLHRAAYLLYEHRDRLRTDDVLVVGPSRAFMAFISQVLPGLGEVDVTQRTIGELVGGVTVRGTDTPAAAAVKADARMAEVLRRAVYSRVRLPAEPLAMPFGSSAVWLPASRLRAMVAALRDRGVPYAAARELLWEQLGRACQTQAERGGHAGFESIDDAVKAARRSKAARRLVDAAWPALQPARLLFDLLGDEEALRAAAGGVLGDVEQKELAWARRPRSRAAAPWTAADAFLLDELAALLDAPRSYGHVVVDEAQDLSAMQLRALGRRCRYGSATLLGDLAQGTTPWAVDDWGTALAHLGKPEGEIRSLPRAFRAPRAVLDLANRLLPHIAPGLTPARSVREVSGALELRQVEPSGLAAAWVRAVRDALRAEGSVGVIAADGEVDRVAGELRRHGTDLAALDRLGQAARVTVVPASQAKGLEYDQVVVVEPAAIVQAEPLGLRRLYIVLSRAVTHLTVVHAEPLPALLAGPAGSP; this is encoded by the coding sequence TTGAGCGGACACGGCGGCGCGCTCGCGTGCGAGCTGCGGGCCGAGCGCGCGCAGCTCGCGCGGGCACGAGCGTGCCTTGCGGAGATGCGGCGCCGGGCGGAGTCCCTCGACGCGACCGGTGGCGACGAGATCGCCGAGGAGGTGGTGCGGGCCCGGCTCCGGCTCCGGGTCGCCGCGCTGGCCGACGACGGGACGGTGCCGCTGTTCTTCGGCCGCATCGACTACGACGAGGCGGCCGAGCTCGCCGACGAGGCGGCCGAGCTCGCGGGGGAACGGTTCCACATCGGGCGCCGCCACATCCACGACGACCTGATGGACCCGGTGGTGGTGGACTGGCGCGCCTCGGTCGCCCGGCCCTTCTACCGGGCGAGCCCGCAGGACCCCTGGGGGCTGTGGCGCCGGCGCCGCTTCGGGTTCTCCCAGGGCGAGCTGACCTCGTTCCAGGACGAGCACTTCGAGGACGACGCCGACCTGGCCATCGCCGAGGCGGCGCTGCGGGCCGAGATCGAGCGGCCCCGGGTCGGCCCGATGCGCGACATCGTCGCCACGATCCAGCCCGAGCAGGACGACCTCGTGCGCGCCTCCCTCGGCGAGACCATCTGCATCCAGGGCGGCCCGGGCACCGGCAAGACCGCCGTCGGCCTGCACCGGGCCGCGTACCTGCTCTACGAGCACCGCGACCGCCTGCGCACCGACGACGTGCTGGTGGTCGGCCCGAGCCGGGCGTTCATGGCGTTCATCAGCCAGGTGCTCCCCGGCCTGGGCGAGGTCGACGTCACCCAGCGGACGATCGGGGAGCTGGTCGGGGGCGTCACCGTGCGGGGCACCGACACCCCGGCCGCCGCCGCCGTCAAGGCCGACGCGCGCATGGCCGAGGTCCTCCGGCGCGCGGTGTACAGCCGGGTCCGCCTGCCGGCTGAGCCGCTCGCGATGCCGTTCGGGTCGAGCGCCGTCTGGCTCCCGGCGAGCCGCCTCCGGGCCATGGTGGCGGCCCTGCGGGACCGGGGCGTACCCTACGCCGCGGCCCGGGAGCTGTTGTGGGAGCAGCTCGGCCGCGCCTGCCAGACCCAGGCCGAGCGGGGCGGGCACGCCGGGTTCGAGTCGATCGACGACGCCGTGAAGGCGGCGCGCAGGTCCAAGGCGGCCCGCAGGCTGGTCGACGCAGCCTGGCCGGCCCTCCAGCCCGCCAGGCTGCTGTTCGACCTGCTGGGCGACGAGGAGGCGCTGCGCGCCGCGGCCGGCGGGGTCCTCGGCGACGTCGAGCAGAAGGAGCTGGCCTGGGCGCGGCGGCCCCGGAGCCGCGCCGCCGCGCCCTGGACGGCGGCCGACGCGTTCCTGCTCGACGAGCTGGCCGCCCTGCTCGACGCGCCCCGGTCCTACGGCCACGTGGTGGTCGACGAGGCCCAGGACCTGTCGGCCATGCAGCTCCGGGCGCTCGGCCGGCGCTGCCGGTACGGCTCGGCCACGCTCCTCGGAGACCTCGCGCAGGGCACGACCCCCTGGGCGGTGGACGACTGGGGGACCGCGCTCGCCCACCTCGGCAAGCCCGAGGGCGAGATCCGCTCGCTCCCGCGGGCGTTCCGGGCGCCGCGCGCCGTGCTCGACCTCGCCAACCGGCTGCTGCCCCACATCGCGCCGGGGCTCACGCCGGCCCGGTCGGTGCGCGAGGTCTCCGGCGCGCTGGAGCTGCGCCAGGTCGAGCCGTCCGGGCTCGCCGCGGCCTGGGTGCGGGCCGTGCGCGACGCCCTGCGGGCCGAGGGGTCGGTCGGCGTGATCGCCGCCGACGGCGAGGTCGACCGGGTGGCCGGGGAGCTGCGCCGCCACGGGACCGACCTGGCAGCGCTGGACCGGCTCGGGCAGGCGGCTCGCGTCACCGTCGTCCCCGCCTCCCAGGCCAAGGGCCTGGAGTACGACCAGGTGGTCGTGGTGGAGCCGGCCGCCATCGTGCAGGCCGAGCCGCTCGGCCTCCGGCGGTTGTACATCGTGCTGAGCAGGGCGGTGACCCACCTCACGGTGGTCCACGCCGAGCCGCTGCCAGCGCTCCTGGCCGGACCGGCCGGGTCACCCTAG
- a CDS encoding patatin-like phospholipase family protein, translated as MGRVGLVLGAGGVVGHAFHAGVLRALAETTGWDPRSAELVVGTSAGAHVAALLRGGFSAADIAARTAGDPVSAEGARILRRIGPNEPVPGPRSRSVGMASPGLLLRSVVRPWQAPRLGSLTAAALPRGRVSLDPFAARLRWLFESGWPEAALWLCAVRLRDGRRVVLGQPGAPATDVGTAVAASCAIPGWFAPAQIGGNWYIDGGVHSPTNLDAVAGLGLDLVVVSAPMSVARGVRRRSVDLPARRALRLRLADEAWRVRRQGTLVVAFQPTAADLEVMGLNSMNPRRRYPVVRRAYESALGRLGRPECRDRLAALGDDG; from the coding sequence ATGGGCCGGGTCGGGCTGGTTCTCGGGGCAGGGGGCGTCGTCGGGCACGCCTTCCACGCTGGCGTGCTGCGCGCGCTCGCCGAGACGACCGGCTGGGACCCGCGCTCGGCCGAGCTGGTCGTCGGCACCTCCGCCGGGGCGCACGTCGCCGCCCTGCTGCGCGGGGGCTTCAGCGCGGCCGACATCGCGGCGCGGACCGCGGGCGATCCGGTCTCCGCCGAGGGCGCTCGCATCCTGCGCCGGATCGGCCCGAACGAACCCGTTCCCGGCCCGCGGAGCCGCTCGGTCGGGATGGCCTCGCCCGGGCTGCTGCTGCGCAGCGTGGTCCGCCCGTGGCAGGCGCCGCGGCTGGGGTCGCTGACGGCGGCCGCCCTGCCCCGGGGCCGGGTCTCCCTCGACCCGTTCGCCGCCCGCCTGCGCTGGCTGTTCGAGTCGGGCTGGCCCGAGGCGGCGCTGTGGCTGTGCGCGGTCCGGCTGCGCGACGGGCGGCGCGTGGTGCTCGGCCAGCCTGGCGCGCCAGCCACCGACGTGGGCACGGCCGTGGCCGCCTCTTGCGCCATCCCCGGCTGGTTCGCGCCAGCCCAGATCGGCGGAAACTGGTACATCGACGGCGGCGTCCACTCCCCCACCAACCTCGACGCGGTGGCCGGCCTCGGGCTCGACCTGGTCGTGGTCAGCGCGCCGATGTCGGTGGCCAGGGGCGTCCGCCGCCGCTCGGTGGACCTGCCCGCGCGCCGGGCGTTGCGCCTGCGCCTGGCCGACGAGGCGTGGCGCGTGCGCCGCCAGGGCACCCTGGTGGTGGCGTTCCAGCCCACCGCGGCCGACCTGGAGGTGATGGGGCTGAACTCCATGAACCCCAGGCGCCGCTACCCGGTCGTGCGCCGCGCCTACGAGTCGGCTCTGGGCCGCCTCGGCCGGCCCGAGTGCCGCGACCGCCTCGCCGCCCTCGGCGACGACGGGTAG
- a CDS encoding Rho termination factor N-terminal domain-containing protein, whose protein sequence is MATTTTTRTRERARKQVHAAREQAMQAQRTLRSLLADSAYATVGAGEAAVELIRSIDRVRVETPKQVRTLGKEAPERLRTLRGQAGQEFDGLARRGRELVHSIRTSSATGDAADQVRTARSRVKAAGTSVTRAAGETAEAVDTAGAVDKAADIAASKTEPKADREIVVGSARSDQAVEVRTTAAPRPEAAKATTASAPRKGRDTRSYEERSVEELRERAKELGIEGRSSMGKDELISALRNR, encoded by the coding sequence ATGGCAACCACCACCACCACCAGGACCAGGGAGCGTGCCCGCAAGCAGGTCCACGCGGCTCGTGAGCAGGCCATGCAGGCCCAGCGCACCCTGCGGTCGCTGCTCGCCGACTCCGCCTACGCCACCGTGGGCGCTGGCGAGGCCGCCGTCGAGCTGATCCGGTCCATCGACCGGGTCCGCGTCGAGACCCCCAAGCAGGTCCGGACTCTCGGCAAGGAGGCCCCCGAGCGGCTCCGCACCCTCCGCGGCCAGGCCGGGCAGGAGTTCGACGGGCTGGCCAGGCGCGGCCGCGAGCTGGTCCACTCGATCCGCACCAGCTCCGCCACCGGGGACGCGGCCGACCAGGTCCGCACCGCCCGTAGCCGGGTGAAGGCCGCCGGCACCAGCGTGACCCGGGCCGCCGGCGAGACCGCCGAGGCCGTCGACACCGCCGGGGCCGTCGACAAGGCCGCCGACATCGCCGCCAGCAAGACCGAGCCGAAGGCCGACCGCGAGATCGTCGTCGGGAGCGCCCGCAGCGACCAGGCCGTGGAGGTCCGCACGACCGCCGCTCCCAGGCCCGAGGCCGCCAAGGCGACCACCGCCAGCGCCCCCCGCAAGGGCCGCGACACCCGTTCCTACGAGGAGCGGAGCGTCGAGGAGCTGCGCGAGCGGGCCAAGGAGCTCGGCATCGAGGGTCGCTCCTCGATGGGCAAGGACGAGCTGATCTCGGCGCTGCGCAACCGCTGA
- a CDS encoding isochorismate synthase: MSDQDGDDPNPVASSTRLHSRVLRLASDLDLLDLAAEPGFAWASPTGELVTAGVAARIEVATGRDRIQRAADEAGALLRGARIDDPQGSGLGPLAVGAIPFGDATPGRLTVPELALRRGPGRAVWAVVTAAGRWPDPPDLRARPPAGASDGAWPGMLAVRSPAGQDRAGFQAAVAAALDLIAAGRLDKVVLARELLVEAAAPFRSAAVLRRLRDRSAGSFMYASDGFVGASPELLVARRGRVATSRPMAGTVARGGTAHEEARRVAWLRSSGKEAVEHRLVVDMVAETLAKVADDVAVAPVEVVRLPTVAHLATRVSAALTEPLPSALELAGLLHPTPAVAGAPREAALEVLAWLEPFHRGAYGGPVGWVDHRGDGEWAVALRCATLDGPVARLVAGAGIVAGSDPEAEWAESGYKLEAMLRVLTSA, encoded by the coding sequence ATGAGCGACCAGGACGGGGACGACCCGAACCCGGTGGCCTCGAGCACCCGGCTGCACAGCCGGGTGCTGCGCCTGGCATCCGACCTCGACCTCCTGGACCTCGCCGCGGAGCCGGGGTTCGCCTGGGCCTCGCCAACCGGCGAGCTGGTGACCGCCGGCGTGGCGGCCCGGATCGAGGTCGCGACCGGGCGGGACCGGATCCAGCGGGCGGCCGACGAGGCCGGCGCGCTGCTGCGCGGCGCCCGCATCGACGACCCCCAGGGCAGCGGCCTGGGACCGTTGGCAGTCGGCGCGATCCCGTTCGGCGACGCCACCCCGGGCCGGCTCACCGTGCCCGAGCTGGCCCTCCGGCGCGGCCCGGGCCGCGCCGTGTGGGCGGTGGTGACGGCCGCGGGCCGCTGGCCCGACCCGCCCGACCTGCGCGCCCGGCCGCCAGCCGGTGCGAGCGACGGCGCCTGGCCGGGCATGCTCGCGGTCCGCTCCCCCGCCGGCCAGGACCGCGCCGGCTTCCAGGCCGCTGTGGCCGCTGCCCTGGACCTGATCGCCGCGGGCCGGCTGGACAAGGTCGTGCTCGCCCGCGAGCTGCTGGTCGAGGCGGCCGCGCCGTTCCGGAGCGCGGCGGTGCTGCGCCGCCTCCGCGACCGGTCGGCCGGCTCGTTCATGTACGCCAGCGACGGGTTCGTCGGCGCGAGCCCGGAGCTGCTGGTCGCGAGGAGGGGGAGGGTGGCCACCTCCCGGCCGATGGCCGGCACGGTCGCCCGCGGCGGCACGGCCCACGAGGAGGCCCGCCGGGTGGCCTGGCTGCGCTCCTCCGGCAAGGAGGCCGTCGAGCACCGCCTGGTGGTCGACATGGTGGCCGAGACGCTCGCCAAGGTGGCCGACGACGTCGCGGTCGCGCCGGTCGAGGTGGTGCGCCTGCCGACCGTCGCCCACCTCGCCACCCGGGTGTCGGCCGCGCTGACCGAGCCGCTGCCGTCCGCGCTCGAGCTTGCCGGCCTGCTGCACCCGACCCCGGCCGTGGCCGGAGCGCCCCGGGAAGCGGCCCTCGAGGTGCTCGCCTGGCTGGAGCCGTTCCACCGGGGCGCCTATGGCGGGCCGGTGGGCTGGGTCGACCACCGCGGCGACGGCGAGTGGGCGGTCGCCCTGCGCTGCGCGACGCTCGACGGCCCGGTCGCGCGGCTGGTGGCTGGCGCCGGGATCGTGGCCGGCTCCGACCCCGAGGCCGAGTGGGCCGAGTCCGGCTACAAGCTCGAGGCGATGCTGCGGGTGCTCACCAGCGCCTGA
- a CDS encoding cation:proton antiporter regulatory subunit, whose translation MDIQETALPGVGLRHDFTTRAGRQLGVVTHRSGRRDLLLYDRADPDACQEVVQLTDEEADALAELLGAARIVERLADLQQQVEGLAIDWLPIRPGSPYGGRTIADTQARTRTGVSIVAVLRNGSAVPAPAPDFQLQPGDTLVVVGTAPGVRSLAGILGS comes from the coding sequence ATGGACATCCAGGAGACGGCCCTGCCCGGGGTGGGGCTGCGCCACGACTTCACCACCCGCGCCGGGCGCCAGCTCGGCGTGGTCACCCACCGCAGCGGCCGGCGCGACCTGCTGCTCTACGACCGGGCCGACCCGGACGCCTGCCAGGAGGTCGTCCAGCTCACCGACGAGGAGGCCGACGCGCTGGCCGAGCTGCTGGGCGCCGCCCGGATCGTCGAGCGCCTGGCCGACCTGCAGCAGCAGGTCGAGGGCCTGGCCATCGACTGGCTGCCGATCCGGCCCGGCTCCCCCTACGGCGGCCGGACGATCGCCGACACCCAGGCCCGCACCCGCACCGGGGTGTCGATCGTCGCGGTCCTCCGGAACGGCAGCGCCGTGCCCGCGCCCGCCCCGGACTTCCAGCTCCAGCCGGGCGACACCCTGGTCGTGGTCGGGACCGCCCCCGGCGTCAGGTCGCTGGCCGGCATCCTGGGGAGCTGA
- a CDS encoding cation:proton antiporter, which translates to MHGATLLLELGGVILGLGILGRLAGRLGLSAIPLYLLAGLAFGEGGLLPLVTAQEFIEVGAEIGVILLLLLLGLEYSADELVGSLRAAAPAGLVDLALNFTPGVLAGLLLGWSPLTAVVLGGVTYVTSSGIVAKVLSDLGRLGNRETPMVLSILVIEDLAMAVYLPLVSGLLVGGSLLAAAGPLGLALATVVAVIVLAVRYGTALSRLVFSPNDEVLLLLILGLALVVAGLAQRLQVSAAVGAFLVGIALSGPAADAARPLLTPLRDLFAAVFFVFFGLRTDPGSIPAVAPAAIGLALATTATKVATGWWAARRAGVGTRGRWRAGAVLVARGEFSIVIAGLAVSAGPEPALGPLAATYVLILAVLGPLLARVVDPLVAAVRRRARRRAAPQAAASGPGGRDP; encoded by the coding sequence ATGCACGGCGCGACCCTGCTGCTGGAGCTTGGCGGGGTCATCCTCGGGCTCGGGATCCTCGGCCGGCTGGCCGGCCGGCTCGGGCTGTCGGCCATCCCCCTGTACCTCCTGGCCGGCCTGGCGTTCGGAGAGGGCGGACTGCTGCCGCTGGTCACCGCCCAGGAGTTCATCGAGGTGGGCGCCGAGATCGGCGTCATCCTGCTGCTGCTGCTCCTCGGCCTCGAGTACTCCGCCGACGAGCTGGTCGGCAGCCTGCGCGCCGCCGCACCGGCCGGCCTGGTCGACCTCGCCCTCAACTTCACTCCCGGCGTGCTGGCCGGACTGCTGCTGGGCTGGTCCCCGCTGACCGCGGTCGTGCTCGGCGGGGTGACCTACGTGACCTCCTCGGGCATCGTCGCCAAGGTCCTCAGCGACCTCGGGCGGCTGGGCAACCGCGAGACCCCGATGGTGCTGTCGATCCTGGTCATCGAGGACCTCGCCATGGCCGTCTACCTGCCGCTGGTCTCCGGGCTGCTGGTCGGCGGGAGCCTGCTGGCCGCCGCGGGACCCCTGGGGCTGGCGCTGGCCACCGTCGTGGCCGTGATCGTGCTCGCCGTCCGCTACGGCACCGCCCTCAGCCGCCTGGTGTTCAGCCCCAACGACGAGGTCCTGCTCCTGCTGATCCTCGGCCTCGCCCTGGTCGTGGCCGGACTCGCCCAGCGGCTGCAGGTCTCGGCCGCGGTCGGGGCGTTCCTGGTCGGCATCGCGCTGTCGGGCCCGGCCGCGGACGCCGCCCGCCCCCTGCTCACCCCGCTGCGCGACCTGTTCGCAGCGGTGTTCTTCGTGTTCTTCGGCCTGCGCACCGACCCCGGCTCCATCCCGGCCGTCGCCCCGGCCGCAATCGGCCTCGCCCTGGCCACCACGGCGACCAAGGTGGCCACCGGCTGGTGGGCGGCCCGCCGGGCCGGCGTCGGCACCAGGGGACGCTGGCGCGCCGGGGCCGTGCTGGTCGCCCGCGGCGAGTTCTCGATCGTGATCGCCGGGCTGGCCGTGTCCGCCGGCCCGGAGCCGGCCCTCGGCCCGCTGGCCGCCACCTACGTGCTGATCCTCGCCGTGCTCGGCCCGCTCCTGGCCCGGGTGGTCGACCCCCTGGTCGCGGCGGTGCGGCGCCGGGCCCGCCGCCGAGCGGCTCCGCAGGCGGCGGCCTCCGGACCCGGCGGCAGAGACCCGTAG